The genomic window CATACACCGACGCGGTTCGCGGACACCATTTGACTGCGATGAAAGCACTGCGCCAAAAGCACGGGATGTGTGAAGAGCAAACTGTGGTTGAACAAGGTTTACCGGAAGATGTCATTCCTCAGGTGGCGCACGAGAAAAGCGCAGCCATGGTGATTCTTGGCACAACGGGCCGCACAGGGTTATCGGCTGTGTTTATTGGTAACACTGCCGAACACGTGATCGATAAGATTAACTGTGATGTTCTTGCGATTAAACCGTCGGGCTATGTTAGCCCTCTCGATCCAAATCTTTCGAAAGGTTAAGTCGGCATAGTCTAAGCCCGCAACCCGTTTAAGTCATAAAAAACGCCTCTCGCATTGCTTGAGGCGTTTTTTTCTCTCGTTCTCTATATACCGAGTGGCGGATATCTTACTAAATATTGGTCACGTCGATGAACATTGACTCATCAATATTTGAAGATGAAATTTCAGCTTCTTCGAATTCGTACGCTTTGCGCTCTTCACTACGGTCGAGCGGAAGGTTGACGAAATCAAACAACTCACGGTCAGCCAGTTGGCTTGGACTTACGTTCTGAATTGACTTGAAGATCTTTTCAACTCGACCAGGGGTTTTCTTATCCCAATCAATCAGCATCGCTTTAATGTTCTGACGCTGTAGGTTCTCTTGAGAGCCACATAAATTACAAGGGATAATTGGGAACTCTTTGTGTTCAGCGTATTTGATTAGGTCAGTTTCACGACAGTAAGTCAGGGGACGAATCACCACGTTACGACCATCATCAGAGCGTAGCTTCGGTGGCATTGCCTTTAAACGTGCTCCGTGGAACATGTTCAGGAACATGGTCTCAACGATGTCATCAAGGTGGTGACCAAGAGCGATCTTAGTTGCGCCAATCTTCTCTGCGAATGAGTACAAAGTCCCACGACGTAAACGAGAACATAGACCGCAGGTCGTTTTACCTTCGGGTATTTTTTCTTTCACAACGGAATAGGTATCCTTGTCCACAATGTAGTAAGGAATGTTCAACGTTTCAAAATACTCTGGCAGAATATGTTCAGGGAACCCTGGCTGTTTTTGGTCCAGATTTACGGCGACAACATCAAATTTGATTGGTGCAGCTTCACGCAAACGCAACAAAATATCGAGCATCGCAAATGAATCTTTACCACCACTGATACATGCCATTACTACATCATTTTCCTCGATCATGTTGTAGTCAATGATGGCATTTCCAACATTTCTTCTCAGGCGCTTCTGAAGTTTGTTGAATTCAAGTGTTTCTTTTCTATTATCGTTTTGGTTCATTGCGACTCTCACACCGTCGTATTATCGACTGTCGATTGCTAGTGGGACTGTTTAAGGGCGAGGATTATACGTATTTTTATTTCAGGTTGAAATAGCAACGGTTGGATAAACAAGCTGAGAGTTAGAAAGATTCCGCGATATCATGGGATAACTCAATAAACAGGTAGAAAAGAGTACTGGAGTGGAACATTCGTTGCTGAAATAAACGGATTGTAAATCTAAAAATGAAAAGCAGCGCCTTTGATAGCTCTGCTTTTCCCATTTTGATGAAGGCTAACCGATTGCGAGTGAATGTTGGAGCTATTTCCCTGGAATATATGGAAGAACCCGCAGCGTTGCTTGAGGGAGCGTAATGCTACTTCCGTCTAACTCCGCTAGAGTAAATCTAGATCGCCCTTGTTTAATTGGAATTTTTTTACCATTAGAGAGCTCGATAGTCCCTTCAAGCTTGTCAGAAAATTCTAGGGTTAAACCTTCAACATCCGGCGTAAACCAGCGAGAAAACATACCGCTTACATCTTCCAGCATCGCTTGCATCTGTGGTAATAATTTTTTGATTTGAGCGTTTTCGACTTTACCGACTAATGGTGTTTGAGTCATCACAACCAAAGAGTAGGCGCACTCTTGCTCTTGTGTTTGCACAAAGATCAGAGGGTTAGCTGAGCGTAAGTTTTGATCGACAGGTAGCAAGAGTTCATGGGCCGGTGATACTTTTAGTGCTTCATAATGCTCTTCTTTTTCCATCCAGGCTTTGCTGATATGACAGATTTCTTGAGCCCGTTGATCAACAAAAAAAATCGCAACTTTGACATCATCGTGCCCTTCTTTAACGTTATTTTTAAGTTGTGTATACAGCTTAGAATACGTGAACATGTATTCTTGGGCCGCGATGGGCAAGGATATCCCAAGGCTTAATGAAGCAAATAAAGCGAGTACGGTCTTTTTCATGATTGCAATCTTGTTGAAATATAGTGTTTATAAATAAAAAGAGCAGCCAATGAGCTGCTCTTTTTTCAATGCTAATGGCTTCATCGGCTATGCGGCCATCCAACGTTTAACAGAGAGAGTTACTTTTTCCAGTATACCTTGTTGTGACGGATCATAGCTTGTAAATCAGTCACATAGTCAGAACCTCGTTCAGAGTATTTCAACAAACCATTAGTCAGCTCTGTAGCGGTTTCCGTGGTCAACAAATCTTTACCTTGAGCAGAAAGTTTCGCACGGATTACTCTTAAACCAGCATATGCCTCGTTTCGGTTGAGGTTCATGAAGTAACGATGCACAGACTCTTGGCTAGAGGAGAATTTAGCAACTTCATGAAAGCTGCCCTCATTGCGTTGTGATGGCACAAGGCCACAACCTTTTGTGTAACACCAATGACCGAAGTAGTTATTAGCTTTGATAGCAAAGCGAGAAGTGCCCCAAGCCGATTCATTAGCGGCCTGCGTCAGTACTAATGCTTCTGGAAGTACATTAACGCGGTTGAGCATTTCAGTTAACCAACCATCATCCATACCAGTAGGCGGTACTGGTAAGTTGTATGATTCCCCTAACCTTTTAAGAGACGCTGTATCTTTAGAGTTCACGTTACTCAACCCCGATCCTGCAACTTGGGTCAGCAGCGCACGCTCTTTGACAATACGGGTGTTTTCATTGTTAACACTCGGACGTAAAAATGAAAAGAACGCCTCTTTTTTCTCTTTTACATCTTCAATGGCACGAAAATCGGGGGCGTTTGAAGAAAAACCACTGTCGCTCATTTTCTTATAAAGATATGGGCCAACCAATGAGATAGTACCAACGATCGCCAGCGCGATTACTTTAAGAGCCAGTGATTTTCTGGCACTTGCTTGATCATGATTATGCATCGAACACCTGTGTATTTTTGTTGTTGTCATCATTATTGTCATCGTTTTTGGGACGGTCTGATGCAATCAGTTTCATTTTAATACCAAACATTTCACGATAGAGGATGCCTTTCACGTGGAAAAAGAATGGAAGAACGAAGATTAGACCAATGCCATACATCATCGCCGCAACGATAAACATCAGCATAACGATTAAGTAAATAGATGCGATCACGAATATCTTCTTATTTACAGCCCTTAAAGAGAGGAGCAATGATTGCATTGGCGGTACTTTCTTATCACAAATTAGCAGGATTGATTGACTAAACGCTAGTGAGAAGTATATCGATAGAAACGGTAAAATCATCCCCGCAATGCCTTGTAGGGTTAAACTAAACAAAGTAACCAAAATGACAGGAACCGTGAACTGTAACCCCTTCGCCATATGTCGAACTTTTGTTCGTAAACCCGCAGCATGGCTCATTGCCATTAAGCTGATACCTGCGTATATCGGAGCGCTGACAACTTCGTAACTGAAGTTAGCAATGAAAATCGAGTCAACGACCTGAGGGGTAAAGGAGTCAGGATCGATAACAGCATCTAAAATAATAGCCGGATCGCCAAGCTGCAGTTTTAAAGCAATATAAAAAATAGCCACTTGCAAGAACATTAGAGCAACAATCGCAGGCGAAAACGAAAGAAAGTGATTTATCGTATGTTTCCAAGCCTCTTGGAATACAGCCGTTGCTTTTAGCTCATAATCGCCAGAAAGTGCACGGTTGATGCTACCGCCCAAATTAAAATCTTTTTCTATGTCGTTGTTCATATTGATACCTAGGTGTACTAGTTAAACTCAGCCACCTAACTTATTGATAAAAAATTGCCTTCATTATACGCATATGTCGGATACAAACTAAAATATGAATCTCTAACAAAGCTTGCTTTTGCATCTTAATGGTTAATAATTAGGCAGTTATATGAGAGTAAGCTCAATAAATACTATTATGGTAAAGGATGTTTACTTTTACCTGCAAAATTTTTTGTCTGGTAATGACAAAAAATGCTTTGAATTCACGTTTTTGGTGATTATGATGCGCGCCTTAAAAGTGTATAGCAACAGGTCTCAAAAAGAACCAAGGTGGAGAAAAACAGACGTTGAACGCTAAAAAATCAGTAGGAAAGCCAGTCGTACAGCTTGCTGGCATTAGTAAAAGTTTCGATGGTAAAGAAGTCATCGGCAATCTTGATCTAAATGTAAATCATGGAGAGTTTCTCACGATCTTAGGTCCATCAGGTTGTGGTAAAACGACGGTACTCAGAATGATTGCGGGTTTTGAAACTGCCGATAGTGGTCAAATACTATTAGCGGAACAAAACGTAACCCAAGTTCCTGCTGAACAAAGGCATGTCAACACTGTATTCCAAAGCTATGCCCTATTCCCGCATATGACCGTTTTCGACAATGTGGCATTTGGCTTACGCATGCAGAAAGTTCCAAGCAGCGAAATTGAACCTCGTGTAATGGACGCGTTGAAAATGGTGCGCCTAACACAAATGGCACAACGCAAACCACATCAGCTATCTGGTGGCCAACAGCAACGTATCGCCATTGCGCGAGCTGTCGTTAATAAGCCAAAAGTTCTTTTGTTGGATGAGTCTCTATCTGCTCTTGATTACAAACTACGTAAACAGATGCAAATCGAGCTGAAACAACTGCAACGCCAACTTGGGATTACGTTTATTTTTGTCACGCATGACCAAGAAGAAGCGCTGTCTATGTCTGACCGTATTATTGTTATGCGTGATGGCGTGATTGAACAAGATGGAACACCAAGAGAGATCTACGAAGAGCCTAAAAACTTATTTGTGGCGCGCTTCATTGGTGAAATTAACGTATTCGAAGCGACAGCGAAATTTCGTCAAGATGAAAAACGCATTGTTGCGACAATCGAAGGTGAAGAGTCGATTATCTATTACGATAAAGACGTAAAACCGGGTCAAAAACTGCAAGTATTGCTTCGCCCTGAAGATCTTCGTATCGAAGAAATCAAAGAATCTGAGCAATGCGGTATTGTTGGCCACATTGTCGAGCGAACCTATAAAGGCATGACATTAGACTCAGTCGTAGAACTTGAATCTGGTATGCGTGTCATGGTTAGCGAATTCTTCAACGAAGATGACCCTGATGTTGATCACTCACTGGGCCAAAAAGTTGCAGTAACTTGGGTTGAGAGCTGGGAAGTGGTATTAGAAGATGAGCAAAAAGTTTAATTTACAAAACGCAATTGTTGCTCTAATCACAGGTTGGCTAGTGCTGTTCGTGATGATTCCAAACATCATGATCATCGGTACTAGTTTCTTAACTCGTGATGAAGCGAACTTGATCGAGATGACCTTCACTCTCGATAACTACATGCGTTTGGCTGACCCGCTGTATTTTAAAGTGTTGATGCACTCTTTCTATATGGCAATTGTCGCAACCCTATTGTGTTTAATTATTGGCTATCCGTTCGCTTACATCGTGGCAAAAATGCCTGCGAAGTGGCGTCCAATTATGTTGTTCCTAGTGATTGTGCCATTTTGGACTAACTCTTTGATTCGTACATACGGATTGAAAATTGTACTGGGTACTCAGGGTGTCTTAAACAAAAGCTTGTTAGCGCTAGATATCATTGATAAACCGCTACGTATCATGTACTCAGAAACCGCAGTAATGATCGGTTTAGTGTACATCCTACTGCCGTTTATGATTCTGCCGCTGTTTTCAGCGATTGAAAAACTGGACGATACGTACTTAGAAGCGGCTAAAGATTTAGGTGCGAACAAACTGCAAACGCTTTTGAAAGTCGTCCTGCCACTAACCATGCCGGGCATTATCGGCGGCTGTTTGTTAGTACTACTGCCTGCGTTAGGTATGTTCTATATCTCAGACCTATTAGGCGGAGCTAAGAACCTATTAATTGGTAACGTGATTAAGAGCCAGGTGCTCAACGCTCGAGATTGGCCGTTTGGTGCAGCAACCAGTATCGCACTGACCATAGCCATGGCTGTAATGCTGTTTGCCTACTACCGAGCTGGTAAGCTATTGAACAAAAAAGTGGAGCTAGACTAATGGGTCGCACA from Vibrio artabrorum includes these protein-coding regions:
- the ttcA gene encoding tRNA 2-thiocytidine(32) synthetase TtcA, giving the protein MNQNDNRKETLEFNKLQKRLRRNVGNAIIDYNMIEENDVVMACISGGKDSFAMLDILLRLREAAPIKFDVVAVNLDQKQPGFPEHILPEYFETLNIPYYIVDKDTYSVVKEKIPEGKTTCGLCSRLRRGTLYSFAEKIGATKIALGHHLDDIVETMFLNMFHGARLKAMPPKLRSDDGRNVVIRPLTYCRETDLIKYAEHKEFPIIPCNLCGSQENLQRQNIKAMLIDWDKKTPGRVEKIFKSIQNVSPSQLADRELFDFVNLPLDRSEERKAYEFEEAEISSSNIDESMFIDVTNI
- a CDS encoding DUF2987 domain-containing protein, with the protein product MKKTVLALFASLSLGISLPIAAQEYMFTYSKLYTQLKNNVKEGHDDVKVAIFFVDQRAQEICHISKAWMEKEEHYEALKVSPAHELLLPVDQNLRSANPLIFVQTQEQECAYSLVVMTQTPLVGKVENAQIKKLLPQMQAMLEDVSGMFSRWFTPDVEGLTLEFSDKLEGTIELSNGKKIPIKQGRSRFTLAELDGSSITLPQATLRVLPYIPGK
- a CDS encoding DUF2189 domain-containing protein, which gives rise to MNNDIEKDFNLGGSINRALSGDYELKATAVFQEAWKHTINHFLSFSPAIVALMFLQVAIFYIALKLQLGDPAIILDAVIDPDSFTPQVVDSIFIANFSYEVVSAPIYAGISLMAMSHAAGLRTKVRHMAKGLQFTVPVILVTLFSLTLQGIAGMILPFLSIYFSLAFSQSILLICDKKVPPMQSLLLSLRAVNKKIFVIASIYLIVMLMFIVAAMMYGIGLIFVLPFFFHVKGILYREMFGIKMKLIASDRPKNDDNNDDNNKNTQVFDA
- the potA gene encoding spermidine/putrescine ABC transporter ATP-binding protein PotA gives rise to the protein MNAKKSVGKPVVQLAGISKSFDGKEVIGNLDLNVNHGEFLTILGPSGCGKTTVLRMIAGFETADSGQILLAEQNVTQVPAEQRHVNTVFQSYALFPHMTVFDNVAFGLRMQKVPSSEIEPRVMDALKMVRLTQMAQRKPHQLSGGQQQRIAIARAVVNKPKVLLLDESLSALDYKLRKQMQIELKQLQRQLGITFIFVTHDQEEALSMSDRIIVMRDGVIEQDGTPREIYEEPKNLFVARFIGEINVFEATAKFRQDEKRIVATIEGEESIIYYDKDVKPGQKLQVLLRPEDLRIEEIKESEQCGIVGHIVERTYKGMTLDSVVELESGMRVMVSEFFNEDDPDVDHSLGQKVAVTWVESWEVVLEDEQKV
- the potB gene encoding spermidine/putrescine ABC transporter permease PotB, whose protein sequence is MSKKFNLQNAIVALITGWLVLFVMIPNIMIIGTSFLTRDEANLIEMTFTLDNYMRLADPLYFKVLMHSFYMAIVATLLCLIIGYPFAYIVAKMPAKWRPIMLFLVIVPFWTNSLIRTYGLKIVLGTQGVLNKSLLALDIIDKPLRIMYSETAVMIGLVYILLPFMILPLFSAIEKLDDTYLEAAKDLGANKLQTLLKVVLPLTMPGIIGGCLLVLLPALGMFYISDLLGGAKNLLIGNVIKSQVLNARDWPFGAATSIALTIAMAVMLFAYYRAGKLLNKKVELD